One window of the Corvus moneduloides isolate bCorMon1 chromosome 10, bCorMon1.pri, whole genome shotgun sequence genome contains the following:
- the LIPH gene encoding lipase member H isoform X2, translated as MLRLCVVFIYLLYGVKTDPQETCPAFTALSFGNALIGTELKVKLLLYTRQNPTCAEEIHSTASKYLNVTKKTTFIIHGYRPTGSAPVWILDLVHLLLSVEDMNVIIVDWNQGATTLIYSYASRKCRRVAEILKKLIDEMLIDGASLDSMHMIGVSLGAHISGFVGQMFDGMLGRITGLDPAGPLYRGTAPSERLDPTDAQFVDVIHSDTDGLGYGEALGHVDFYPNGGTDQPGCPLTIFSGLQYFKCDHQRSVFLFLSSLTQSCNITTYPCNSYRNYRNGKCTSCEPFWPMPCPILGYYAHEWKSYLTQQSHPVTSMFFDTADKEPFCIYHYLVDIITWNKDTRRGTFSIMLVDEAGRKAESRVNPEAATFQQYNQITLLIGFDQDLETVERISLTFSTGSVIGPKFKLRILQMRFRSLTNPERPQLCRYDLVLLENTQKTFKPIPC; from the exons ATGCTGAGGCTGTGTGTTGTGTTCATCTACCTTTTGTATGGGGTGAAAACAG ATCCTCAGGAGACATGTCCTGCATTCACAGCCCTCAGCTTCGGGAATGCTTTGATAGGGACAGAGCTGAAAGTGAAGCTGCTGCTCTACACGCGGCAGAACCCAACCTGTGCTGAGGAGATCCACTCTACAGCCTCCAAGTACCTCAATGTGACCAAGAAAACCACCTTCATCATCCATGGATACCGACCCACAGGCTCTGCCCCGGTCTGGATCCTTGACCTGGTGCATCTCCTGCTTTCTGTAGAGGACATGAACGTCATCATTGTGGACTGGAACCAGGGGGCAACGACTCTCATCTACAGTTATGCTTCCAGGAAGTGCAGAAGAGTTGCTGAGATTCTGAAGAAATTAATAGATGAAATGCTG ATTGATGGAGCGTCCCTTGACTCCATGCACATGATAGGAGTGAGCCTGGGAGCACACATCTCCGGCTTTGTGGGACAGATGTTTGATGGCATGCTGGGAAGAATCACAG GCCTTGACCCCGCGGGCCCCTTGTACCGGGGGACGGCGCCGAGCGAGAGGCTGGACCCCACGGACGCACAGTTTGTCGATGTCATTCACTCCGACACCGACG GACTGGGATACGGAGAAGCACTGGGCCATGTTGACTTCTATCCCAACGGCGGGACCGACCAACCAGGCTGTCCACTTACAATATTTTCTG GactgcagtattttaaatgtgaCCACCAGAGGTCTGTTTTCCTGTTCCTGTCCTCCCTGACACAGAGCTGCAATATCACCACATACCCATGCAACTCGTACAGGAATTACAGGAATGGCAAATGCACCAGCTGCGAACCCTTCTGGCCCATGCCATGCCCCATCCTAG GTTATTATGCCCATGAGTGGAAAAGCTATTTAACACAACAGAGCCATCCAGTGACAAGTATGTTTTTCGATACAGCGGACAAAGAGCCATTTTGCA TCTATCACTACTTGGTGGATATTATCACATGGAACAAAGACACCAGGAGAGGCACCTTCAGCATCATGCTAGTTGATGAAGCTGGGAGGAAGGCAGAATCAAGAGTCAATCC AGAAGCTGCTACCTTCCAGCAGTACAACCAAATCACTTTGCTCATTGGGTTTGACCAGGATCTTGAAACTGTGGAAAGAATTTCCTTGACATTTTCCACGGGATCTGTCATTGGCCCAAAATTCAAGCTCAGGATTCTCCAAATGAGGTTCCGCTCGCTGACAAACCCAGAAAG ACCCCAGCTGTGCCGATACGACCTGGTCCTGCTTGAGAACACCCAGAAAACCTTCAAGCCCATCCCGTGCTGA
- the TMEM41A gene encoding transmembrane protein 41A translates to MWRRPAGLLLVFAAATAALWLLSVRLSAGQTRRALRFPADLEELRDLAEALRDYERQHRGAALALFCGAYLYKQSFAIPGSSLLNVLAGALFGPWMGLVLCSVLTSVGATLCYLLSAAFGKQLIVHFFPEKVALLQGKVEENRSCLFFFLLFLRLFPMTPNWFLNLSAPILNIPISQFFLSVLIGLTPYNFICVQTGAILSQITSLDAIFSWDTLLKLLAMAVAALIPGTLIKKYSKKHLKLNGDKQVQTLNGKKSL, encoded by the exons ATGTGGCGGCGCCCGGCCGGGCTCCTGCTCGTCTTTGCGGCCGCCACGGCCGCGCTGTGGCTGCTGTCGGTGCGGCTGAGCGCGGGGCAGACGCGCAG GGCACTGCGCTTCCCGGCGGACCTGGAAGAGCTGCGGGATCTGGCCGAGGCGCTGCGGGACTACGAGCGGCAGCACCGGGGCGCGGCGCTGGCCCTGTTCTGCGGCGCATACCTGTACAAGCAGAGCTTCGCCATCCCCGGCTCCAGCCTCCTG AATGTCCTGGCTGGAGCGCTCTTCGGGCCATGGATGGGGTTGGTGCTGTGCTCGGTGCTCACGTCTGTGGGAGCCACCCTCTGCtacctgctctctgcagcctttGGCAAGCAGCTTATCGTCCATTTCTTCCCTGAGAAGGTGGCTCTGCTGCAAGGGAAG GTAGAAGAGAACAGGagctgcttatttttcttcttgttgttcCTGAGGCTGTTCCCCATGACACCAAACTGGTTTCTGAACCTCTCAGCTCCCATTTTAAACATCCCCATATCCCAATTCTTCCTCTCCGTCCTCATTG GCCTTACACCATATAATTTCATCTGTGTGCAGACAGGGGCCATTTTGTCCCAAATCACCTCTCTGGATGCCATCTTCTCCTGGGACACACTGCTCAAGCTGCTGGCCATGGCTGTGGCAGCGCTGATTCCAGGGACCCTCATCAAGAAATACAGCAAGAAACATCTGAAGCTGAATGGGGACAAGCAAGTTCAGACACTCAATGGCAAAAAGAGCTTGTGA
- the LIPH gene encoding lipase member H isoform X3: MLRLCVVFIYLLYGVKTDPQETCPAFTALSFGNALIGTELKVKLLLYTRQNPTCAEEIHSTASKYLNVTKKTTFIIHGYRPTGSAPVWILDLVHLLLSVEDMNVIIVDWNQGATTLIYSYASRKCRRVAEILKKLIDEMLIDGASLDSMHMIGVSLGAHISGFVGQMFDGMLGRITGLDPAGPLYRGTAPSERLDPTDAQFVDVIHSDTDGLGYGEALGHVDFYPNGGTDQPGCPLTIFSGYYAHEWKSYLTQQSHPVTSMFFDTADKEPFCIYHYLVDIITWNKDTRRGTFSIMLVDEAGRKAESRVNPEAATFQQYNQITLLIGFDQDLETVERISLTFSTGSVIGPKFKLRILQMRFRSLTNPERPPARGEMTEKKRRFFTLGRVSTQTPAVPIRPGPA; encoded by the exons ATGCTGAGGCTGTGTGTTGTGTTCATCTACCTTTTGTATGGGGTGAAAACAG ATCCTCAGGAGACATGTCCTGCATTCACAGCCCTCAGCTTCGGGAATGCTTTGATAGGGACAGAGCTGAAAGTGAAGCTGCTGCTCTACACGCGGCAGAACCCAACCTGTGCTGAGGAGATCCACTCTACAGCCTCCAAGTACCTCAATGTGACCAAGAAAACCACCTTCATCATCCATGGATACCGACCCACAGGCTCTGCCCCGGTCTGGATCCTTGACCTGGTGCATCTCCTGCTTTCTGTAGAGGACATGAACGTCATCATTGTGGACTGGAACCAGGGGGCAACGACTCTCATCTACAGTTATGCTTCCAGGAAGTGCAGAAGAGTTGCTGAGATTCTGAAGAAATTAATAGATGAAATGCTG ATTGATGGAGCGTCCCTTGACTCCATGCACATGATAGGAGTGAGCCTGGGAGCACACATCTCCGGCTTTGTGGGACAGATGTTTGATGGCATGCTGGGAAGAATCACAG GCCTTGACCCCGCGGGCCCCTTGTACCGGGGGACGGCGCCGAGCGAGAGGCTGGACCCCACGGACGCACAGTTTGTCGATGTCATTCACTCCGACACCGACG GACTGGGATACGGAGAAGCACTGGGCCATGTTGACTTCTATCCCAACGGCGGGACCGACCAACCAGGCTGTCCACTTACAATATTTTCTG GTTATTATGCCCATGAGTGGAAAAGCTATTTAACACAACAGAGCCATCCAGTGACAAGTATGTTTTTCGATACAGCGGACAAAGAGCCATTTTGCA TCTATCACTACTTGGTGGATATTATCACATGGAACAAAGACACCAGGAGAGGCACCTTCAGCATCATGCTAGTTGATGAAGCTGGGAGGAAGGCAGAATCAAGAGTCAATCC AGAAGCTGCTACCTTCCAGCAGTACAACCAAATCACTTTGCTCATTGGGTTTGACCAGGATCTTGAAACTGTGGAAAGAATTTCCTTGACATTTTCCACGGGATCTGTCATTGGCCCAAAATTCAAGCTCAGGATTCTCCAAATGAGGTTCCGCTCGCTGACAAACCCAGAAAG GCCTCCAGCACGTGGGgagatgacagaaaaaaagcGCCGTTTTTTCACTCTCGGCCGTGTTTCCACACAGACCCCAGCTGTGCCGATACGACCTGGTCCTGCTTGA
- the ANAPC13 gene encoding anaphase-promoting complex subunit 13, whose product MDSEVQRDGRILDLIDDAWREDKLPYEDVAIPLNELPEPEQDNGGTTESVKEQEMKWTDLALQYLHENIPPTGN is encoded by the exons ATGGACAGCGAGGTGCAGAGGGATGGCAGGATCCTGGACCTGATCGATGATGCATGGAGGGAAGATAAATTGCCCTACGAGGATGTGGCCATCCCTCTG AATGAGCTCCCTGAACCAGAGCAAGACAACGGCGGCACCACCGAGTCTgtgaaagagcaagaaatgAAGTGGACAGATTTGGCTCTCCAGTATCTCCATGAAAATATTCCACCCACAGGAAATTAG
- the LIPH gene encoding lipase member H isoform X1, whose amino-acid sequence MLRLCVVFIYLLYGVKTDPQETCPAFTALSFGNALIGTELKVKLLLYTRQNPTCAEEIHSTASKYLNVTKKTTFIIHGYRPTGSAPVWILDLVHLLLSVEDMNVIIVDWNQGATTLIYSYASRKCRRVAEILKKLIDEMLIDGASLDSMHMIGVSLGAHISGFVGQMFDGMLGRITGLDPAGPLYRGTAPSERLDPTDAQFVDVIHSDTDGLGYGEALGHVDFYPNGGTDQPGCPLTIFSGLQYFKCDHQRSVFLFLSSLTQSCNITTYPCNSYRNYRNGKCTSCEPFWPMPCPILGYYAHEWKSYLTQQSHPVTSMFFDTADKEPFCIYHYLVDIITWNKDTRRGTFSIMLVDEAGRKAESRVNPEAATFQQYNQITLLIGFDQDLETVERISLTFSTGSVIGPKFKLRILQMRFRSLTNPERPPARGEMTEKKRRFFTLGRVSTQTPAVPIRPGPA is encoded by the exons ATGCTGAGGCTGTGTGTTGTGTTCATCTACCTTTTGTATGGGGTGAAAACAG ATCCTCAGGAGACATGTCCTGCATTCACAGCCCTCAGCTTCGGGAATGCTTTGATAGGGACAGAGCTGAAAGTGAAGCTGCTGCTCTACACGCGGCAGAACCCAACCTGTGCTGAGGAGATCCACTCTACAGCCTCCAAGTACCTCAATGTGACCAAGAAAACCACCTTCATCATCCATGGATACCGACCCACAGGCTCTGCCCCGGTCTGGATCCTTGACCTGGTGCATCTCCTGCTTTCTGTAGAGGACATGAACGTCATCATTGTGGACTGGAACCAGGGGGCAACGACTCTCATCTACAGTTATGCTTCCAGGAAGTGCAGAAGAGTTGCTGAGATTCTGAAGAAATTAATAGATGAAATGCTG ATTGATGGAGCGTCCCTTGACTCCATGCACATGATAGGAGTGAGCCTGGGAGCACACATCTCCGGCTTTGTGGGACAGATGTTTGATGGCATGCTGGGAAGAATCACAG GCCTTGACCCCGCGGGCCCCTTGTACCGGGGGACGGCGCCGAGCGAGAGGCTGGACCCCACGGACGCACAGTTTGTCGATGTCATTCACTCCGACACCGACG GACTGGGATACGGAGAAGCACTGGGCCATGTTGACTTCTATCCCAACGGCGGGACCGACCAACCAGGCTGTCCACTTACAATATTTTCTG GactgcagtattttaaatgtgaCCACCAGAGGTCTGTTTTCCTGTTCCTGTCCTCCCTGACACAGAGCTGCAATATCACCACATACCCATGCAACTCGTACAGGAATTACAGGAATGGCAAATGCACCAGCTGCGAACCCTTCTGGCCCATGCCATGCCCCATCCTAG GTTATTATGCCCATGAGTGGAAAAGCTATTTAACACAACAGAGCCATCCAGTGACAAGTATGTTTTTCGATACAGCGGACAAAGAGCCATTTTGCA TCTATCACTACTTGGTGGATATTATCACATGGAACAAAGACACCAGGAGAGGCACCTTCAGCATCATGCTAGTTGATGAAGCTGGGAGGAAGGCAGAATCAAGAGTCAATCC AGAAGCTGCTACCTTCCAGCAGTACAACCAAATCACTTTGCTCATTGGGTTTGACCAGGATCTTGAAACTGTGGAAAGAATTTCCTTGACATTTTCCACGGGATCTGTCATTGGCCCAAAATTCAAGCTCAGGATTCTCCAAATGAGGTTCCGCTCGCTGACAAACCCAGAAAG GCCTCCAGCACGTGGGgagatgacagaaaaaaagcGCCGTTTTTTCACTCTCGGCCGTGTTTCCACACAGACCCCAGCTGTGCCGATACGACCTGGTCCTGCTTGA